DNA from Salvelinus namaycush isolate Seneca chromosome 14, SaNama_1.0, whole genome shotgun sequence:
cagtggtgggtagtatatggggctttggtgacaaaatggatggcactgtgatagactgcatccaatttgctgagtagagtgttggaggctattttgtaaatgacaacgccgaagtcaaggatcagtaggatggtcagttttacgagggtatgtttggcagcatgagtgaaggatgttttgttgcgaaataggaagccgattctagatttaattttggattggagatgcttaatgtgagtctgggaggagagtttacagtctaaccagacacctaggtatttgtagttgtccacatattctaaagtcagaaccgtccagaaccGTCAGAACCGAGTAGTGATGGACGGGCGgacgggtgtgggcagcgatcggttgaagagcatgcatttagttttacttgcatttaagagaagttggaggccacggaaggagagttgtatggcattgacgctcgtctggaggtttgttagcacagtgtccaaagaagggccagaagtatacagaatggtgtcgtctacgtagaggtggatcagagaattaccagcagcaagagcgacatcattgatatatacagagaaaaagagtcggcctgagaattgaaccctgtggcacccccatagagactgccagaggtccggacaacaggccctccgatttgacacactgaactctgtctgagaagtagttggtgaaccaggcgaggcagtcattttgagaaaccaaggctgttgagtctgctgataagaatgtggtgattgacagagtcgaaagccttggccaggtcgatgaatacagctgcacagtattgtctcttatcaatGACGGTTATGATATTttgtttcattgttttgatgtcttcactattattctacaatgtagaaaatagtaaaaaataaagaaaaacccattggcctcccgggtggcgcagtggtctagggcactgcatcgcagcgctagctgcgccaccagagtctctgggttcgcgcccaggctctgttgcagccggccgccaccgggaggtccgtggggcgacgcacaattggcctagcgtcgtccgggttagggagggtttggccggtagggatatccttgtctcatcgcgctccagcgactcctgtggcgggccgggcgcagtgcttgctaaccgagggggccagtgcacggtgtttcctccgacacattggtgcggctggcttccgggttggaggcgcgctgtgttaagaagcagtgcggcttggttgggttgtgcttcggaggacgcatggctttcgaccttcgtctctcccgagcccgtacgggagttgtagcgatgagacaagatagtaattactagcgattggataccacgaaaattggggagaaaagggggccaaatttattttaaaaaataaataaaaaaatattaaaaaaaatatataaagaaaaacccttgaatgagtatgtgttctGAAACCTGACGgtagtgtaagtattcagaccctttactcagtactttgttgaagcacctttggcagcgattatagcctcgagtcttctgGATATgattctacaagcttggcacctgtatttggggagtttctcccattctactctgcagatcctctcaagctgtgtcaggttggatggggagtattgctgcacatctattttgaggtctctccagagttgtttgatcgggttcaagtccgggctctggctgggtcactcaaggacattgagacttgtcccgaagctactcctgcgttgtcttggctgtgtgcttagggttgttgtcctgttggaaggtgaacctttgccccagtctgaggtcctgagtgttctggagcaggttttcatcaaggatctctctgtactttgctccgttcatctttccctcgatcctgactagtctcccagtccctgccgctgaaaaacatccccacagcatgatgctgccaccaccatgcttcacggtagggatggtgtcaggtttcctccagacgtgacgcttggcattcaggccaaagaatcttgtttctcatggtctgaaagtcctttaggttccctttggcaaactccaagtaggctgttatgtgccttctactgaggagtggcttccatctggccactctactataaaggactgattggtggagtgctgcagaggtggttgtccttctggaagtttctcccatcttcacagaggaactctggaactctgtcagagtgaccatcgggttcttggtcacctccctgacaaaggcccttctccctcgattgctcagattggccgggtggccagctctaggaagagtcttggtggttccaaacttcttccatttaagaatgatggaggccactgtgttcttggggaccttcaatgctgcagaattcttttggtactcttccccagatctgtgccttgacacaatcctgtctcgaagctctacagacaattcctttgatttcatggcttggtttttgctctgtcatgcacgatcaactgtgggaccttatatagacaggtgtgtgcctttccaaatcatgtttaatcaattgaattgaccacaggtggactccaatggaaACGGGATGTACCTTAGctgtagaaaaggcccatggagttggtggaataatcctttaattcatggccacttactcagctgggccaggggcactttaattaggtcaggtggcaaTGACCGACAGATTCATCCCCATAAAAGGAGGAAAACGCCATCGGctgatctcgctgctttctcttccttaactccgtctgctccagaagttctgtgcgtccatgaatccacactactcagtaaatataccactttatggttaaaggaattcctgcctcagtctcatccattcctctgtcacctgacacgtgaccacctgttcaccttcactgtcagtcatcctacctgtccagctacccacagATTTCACTAATCTTTCAttagctcaatttcaagtctcatactTATGTAAGTGAGTACTTATgtaagtgtctgaatacttatgtaaagtatgtttttcatttttgtaattatggggtattgtgtgttgatatttaatacattttagaataaggccgtaacgtaacaaaatgtggaaaaagggaacaggtctgaatactttccgaatgcacagtattTTCACTTTCCCAGAATTTGGTTGttcatcattgctagacagccatttagcagttatgtccttgagctgttcgtgtctattaatgttctgtattatttcATGTATTgtgtggacctcaggaagagtagctgctgcttttcaatcagctaatggggatcctaataaaatactaaataccaacttgacagagcttgaacaatctttgaaaagaataatgggcaagtattgcacaatccaggtgtgcaaagcttagAGACTTAACCCCCCAAAACtcagctataatcgctgccaggGGTGTTTTTTTGTATTGACTCGGGGGATGAATACTTATCTATTCAATATATATTAGTATGTTActttgtaacacaaaatgtgaagaaatccaggAACGGGGGGTCAATACTTATGATATGTATCCATGTATGTATCCAATGGAAATATGTAGCCAATAAGAGGTAAAACAGAAAATATTATTTCAAATGCTCTTTTCATCAGTGTACAGCTACTGTAATTGGGCCTGAGTAGAACATATATATGTAAATTAGGGACATAACCCATAGAAGGGTGAGAAATTGGCTCACTATGGcatatcagagagagagggaggagactgCTGTTGTAGGAAAGTGTCCTATCTTATCAAGATGGAAGGAGGCAGGGAGTGAGAAGGTGAAAAAAGGGAGGTGTTCACATACCACATGGAGtgtgaagggaggggggggggaaggcAGACACTGAAACCTCTGTTGGCTATATTCTGGAGGAGTGAAGTGAGGGACACAGATGGGAAATGAAATGACTGGATCATTGAAAGCCTGAAAGCAGGACAACAATAATTACCAATTTAGATTAAATCCTTTTATGTTACACACTGTGCTGACACCTTTCCCAGTCAGAGGAATAAGGTAACCTCAGAGTTAGAGCACAGACAAAGGGGAGCTTAATTGCTATAAGACGATGCATCAGGCATTGAATTTATGTGATCCAGGTTCTGTAATACAGGGAATTAATTTCAATGAATAGGCTGTACACAATGAACATAAGGAGAACAGATAGACAATATACTGTGTGCTTGTGGTTTGCAAGTTTCGACCCTGAGAAGATGAGCAGCAACCAATTTAAAGATTTCTATTAGTCTCAGAGCAGCTAGCTGATCCCATAGTGTTTTGGCTCATCGTTTTTCCTGAAAATCCCTCGATTTAAGACGTTAAGAGAGTCCTTTGAATCTAAAAGTTTACAGCAACAAGGCACAATATCATTGATAAAGAAAAAATAATGGCCAGATTTGATTACGCATCTTATAAGCCAATTTCATTTATTAACTTGGATGTAAAGTGCAAGTTTGGAAATTAAGATTTCACTAGAATTTCAGGATTACATGTATACTCTTCCAAGCTTGACATTAAAGGGATAGATTGCTCAAATcactgaactatccctttaatccaGAGGCTCACCTAGTCTGAGCCACTGACCTGGGCCATGTTGGTGATGAAGAAGGGCAGCCAGGCGCTGAAGAAGAGGCCCAGCAGGACTCCCAGGGTCAGACTGGCCTTCACTGCCCTCCGACCCTGCCTGTGGGCCAGCCGCCGCTCGCTGTTCACTGACAACTGAGGATAGAGGGACACACAGGGCAGTAAGAGGCAAGGACAGCATCACAATGTGTCCAAAAACCTAGGTATTTAAATTGACATGGTAACTACAGGTCCACACTGTTACATGATTCTTAAAACTGTTACACACGTTTGCGGCATGCACATTTTCAAGGATTTTCAAATGAACTCAATGGAATTAAAACAATAATTCCAGGGTGAGTACAAATCTAATGCATAGAAAGTTCATTATGTAGAAACAGCAAACGGGAATAAATAGCTGTAAGTATTATGTAACAATGTGCACTTACTTACTCTGTACCTAAGAGCTACCATGTAAATACTTAGGTTTAATAATTGGAGTGGCGAAAGACGATAAACTATAGCTTCCACCATATTGCTTTCAAGAGAAGATGACACACTTTAGATGCATCCTTGGCCTGGTATTGTCGAGGAGTCTGAAAAAAGTTAACGCTTGCATTTAACAAGATGTAATTATCACATTGAAAGAAATGTGACGTGTTGCTGAATACATTGAAAAGTCTCTGCGTGGAACAACATTGTTATGAATTATTGTCCTTGGCACTCAATCTCAGGAGTGGAGACACAGGCCCTTGACTACATAAATACAATGCAAGGTCTGTGCCATTTATTCTAACTAGCAACCACTTTGCCTTCAACAGGCGCCatcgtctctcctccctctgtctctttcaaATGTTTTTTAATCATGTTTCATTTCTGAATTTCAAGCTCTTTCCCATCTTTCATCTTAAACTGTCTTTCACTTATTTCACTCtattcagtttattttattttagtggATGTAAGAAAATGTTGTATTCAGTGTGTCAATTCCTCAGCTGCCCACCTCACTTTAATAGAGGGGAGATCAATGAGTACAGTGGCAAGgccaactctcacacacacaaacacttatctacagtgccttcagaaagtattcataacccttgacttattccacattttgttgcgttacagcctgaattcaacatgtattaaatgggtttttttctcacccatgtacacacaataccctataatgacaaagtaaaaacatgtttttagacatttttgcaaatgtatttgaaaatgaaatacagaaatctaatttacataagtattcacaaccctttgctatgatacttcAAATTTCtttcatcatccttgagatgtcagcacaacttgattggagtccaactgtggccaattggacatgatttagagagaaacacacctgtctatatacggtcccacagttgacagtgtatgtcagatcAGAAAATATACCATGAAGTTcaaggaactgtctgtagatctctgacatataattgtgatgaggcatatatctggggaaggatataaaacaatttctagtgtgttgaaagtttccaagggCACAGTGGTCACCATCATTGgaaaattgaaaaaatatggGACTACccagaacctgccagaaggacaacaatctctaaagcacttcaccaatctgggctttatgggagagtggccagatggaagccactcctgagaaaaaggcacatgacagcacgcctggaaTTTGCAAAAACGCATGTGAAAGACTCagagcataaggcaaaagattctgtggtctgatgagacaaaaatgtaactatttagcctgaatgcaaagcgctatgtctggagaaaagcaggcacagctcatcacccgtctaacaccTTCCCTACCgggaagcatgttggtggcagcatcatgctatggggatgcttttcagcaacagggactgggtgactggtaaggatagaggaaacaatgaatggagccaaatacaggcaaatccttgatgagtaCCTGCTTCATAGTGCAAACGACCTTAGACTGTGGgcgaagatttacgttccaacaggacaatgaccccaagcttacagccaaagcaacgctggaatggcttcagaacaaaaatgtgaacgtccttgagtggcccagccaaagcacAGACttaaatcccattgaaaatctgtggcaagacttgaagattgctgttcaccgccaCTCCCCATGTATTTTAatagagcttgagaaaatctgcaaggaagaatgggagaaaatcaccaaatccagatgtgcaatgCTAATACATACATTcccaagacaactcaaagctgtaatcgccaccTAAGGTACTTCTACAAAGTAGtgactcaggggtatgaatacatatgtatttcattttcaataaattagctaacatttcaaaaaacatgttttcgttttgtaaataaatgttgaattcaggcagtaacacaataaaatgtggaataagtcaaggggtatgcatactttctgaaggcactgtaacccACCCACTCCACCTTTAAAGAGCAACTGcctttaaaaagcaacaaatccATTTGAAAACAGCCTATATGGCAACGATATGAGTCAAacagttattctagtgtcaaaatgtactacatgtgtaaataggataattttggtcataaagtaaGTAGTCTAAAACGAAGTTTGGAACATCCGTGCATCACAGcgggtaaatgaaggttgggttttgatttgccGATTTCCATTTGCCTACTAACATAGCGTGATCAGCTGCAGTGATTgctctctatccaatagcatagaAAGTGAGACACCTGCCCCAGCAGCTCTGACTTTGTTTGCATACGACAACACATAGCAcatttttttacttgagaaatactgcaccaaacaccttagatgtaaaattgcgcaactATATCATCCTCAAAAAAATGTCAACATTTAGTACAGATTTcatgagttatcttagattcattctggggattttgaggaagtgaaataGGCTTCCACGTCTACAGTGTCTCATGGAAGACAAACATCATTAACCAAACGCAGAATCAGTCAGGAAACCTCCAAAACTGAAATCTCGTTTTTCTAATGAGCAACATAAAAACACACGTGCCAATCGACATTTGTTCAGTCGCTCTTTAATCTCACCTTCTTGATTCATCTCCCAAGTCAATGGCCGCTTCCTAATTATCTAGCTAGATCACCACATTTGTTTTCCTTCATGACAACTGGGTCGTGGGGGGGAGTTTAATTTCACCTAATTTGAACATCCTATCATTAAGAGCAcctgttcaacttaataaaaaacatgttttcccatttTAAGAggttgaattacatttttactatagtaagtgcctattaagtgccgaATAAATTAGGGTTGATTGAAAGAGTTGACGACTTCATCTTAAATCAACCATAAATCCCCTTGTTGTGTGAAACAGGGAGtggcaattatttatttttttattgttaaaacatttctagcggTTGACGTGTTATGGTCTACCAGGTCAGTTTTCCACCAGAAAAcagccaaaaagagtagaactagctcacctgcttttacactatgatttaaTTAtaagatgttcaatgtttctttttttctttaaaaagcAATAGTTTCACCTTATtaaatgagagttcagttcacgtaacagggttgaccttaaaataatcactaatcacatgaataaataataatcttcatgaatgactttgtcaaagcaaccaaataactagggctttacaatgatggtgaaaacttggagacattttggggttaagtgggttaaaatcttccagAAGTCACAGAGAGTCCATGGAGGGACATGGATGTTGAATATGAATAATATTTTAAAAAtcagatttattgaattctccatgtggtcgaTATTAAAGgtgcacttcatttaatataacatgcTTTTACAATTCAATATTGGAGCTCAATTTCTAtaaaaatatcaaagggacgcgaAAGGCACTCTTTTTGTGGAACGACCCAACTGATTGGAGAGGCAGAGAAGGCATCATGGTGGAAACCTATCTAGGCACACAGTGATCATGCAGTGACAGTTTACACAGCTGTGAGATGTAGCCTCAATGTATCTCCCTCCATTTCCTCTAcaactcccctctccctctcaccgGTACTTGGCGTGACATAGAGCGCTCCTGATGACTGTAGTCTTCTCTGTCATGGTGAGCATGTCCCGCGGCGCCCCCACCTGGTGAGGGAGGCTGAGAAGGCCCCCTGGGCGAATGTTGCGGGTACGGAGGGTGACTTAGCGCCGCCACTCGCCTTGCCTGTCTCCGTGCCACCAGGAGAATCCGACAGTAGGTGAAGCAGATAGCGCTGGATGGCAGGAAGAAGGTGAGGATGGATGCCACCAGGGCAAAGGGCAGGGTGACCCGCAGACGACACTGGAAGGACAGGCCATCGGAGGGTGACAGTTGGAAGTAGGAAGCGGGGTACCGCAAGCTTAGCTCTGGGTATGTGCTGATGTTGGCACTGCCAGCCCCGTGCATTGGGAAATGGCCACTTCGGTGACCCAagctgtgccagttcatcttgatGGGCAAGAAGGAGGCGAGGGCGGCCAGACCCCAGGCCCCTCCCACCAGAAGCAGGGCCCGGGGAAGGGTCATCCTCTGCTTGTACCGCAGAGGCGAGATGATGAGGAGGTAGCGGTCCAGGCTGATCACACATAGGTTGAGAATGgaggcactgcagcacatgaCGTCGAAGCAGAGCCACACGGGGCAAAAGCCCGGCGACAACACCCAGGCCCCGCACAGCACATTGAGCATGGCTGGCGGCATCACCACCAGCGCCACCATCAGGtccgacaggaagagagacaccAGGAAACAGTTGGAGGTGTTGCGTAAGGAGCGCTGGGCAAACACCAGAGTGATCAGCAGAGTGTTTCCACAAGCCGTCATCAGGATGATGAGGGTTAACATGCACGCCAACAGCCACGGACCGCTGCCACTGATGCCCCAGGCACTGCTCGTGGACAAGCTACCATTGGAGCTCCCTAAAGGGTTAACAGCATCCACACCTGCTGCCTCTAGGCCAGTTAAGGCAGAGTCGCCCATAGCGGTAGTTGACATTGGTCAATGTGAGAGCTTCCCTGTTCCTCTCCCAGTCTGTGAACACGAAAAGTTGCTGTGAAGCGCAAAATGTATGTGACTTCTGGTGCTTGTCAGTGTCGCTAAAGCTTTCCTGACACTTGAGGAGAATAAAGAGAAGCCACTGAAGTCCTGTGTTGATCATCCATTCACCACATCCTTCCCAAGGTTAGAGAGGAGCCTGAGAGTCATTTCTCTCTCCTAAGTGTGAAAATCTCCTCTTAACACTGTGATCAGAAGTGCCAACACTGTTTCCATATCTCCATCGTGTCAAATAGTCCTGCTTCTTCTCAGCTTTGGAGCCAGTGTGAGCAATTCTGTGGCTTTCAGTGCGTCACGATGACACTCGCTGGGGGAGGGAAAATTGAGAGGTGGGCTACAACGTGGGAGCGCAAAGGCAGTTAGAGACGAAATGCGAGAAGAGGGAAAAATAAATTATCCAAGATattctttactacacacacaagGTTAATGATATTATgtttaatatgtgtgtgtgagagagagagtgagtgagcggTGTGAAGTCTATTAGCTGCTCCCTTTTTCTTGAATAAAATAAACACCACTGTGAGGCTGTCATTTGTAAGCAAGGCTCTGGCCACAAGTGCTCTACAGGTATCATGGTTGCTGTGGGGTTGCCTCTGGATCCCCTCTCCTGATAATCCCCATGCCAGCCACTCCAGTGTGCCTCCCAGCAAGAGCATTTTGCTCCCGGGGAAGGAGCGTGTCTGAGCATTGAGCTGCTAATACACAGCTAGGTGATGCAAATTCTGTATCACAGCAAGGAGGCAGTGTGGGCTTTATACACTCTACATCTGTTGGACAATTTCATTTAATAGCCAGTGCTTGTTGTGACATTCTGCATTATTTCTGTGAAAAAAGTTGGAAATGTATTGACTCATATTTTCTTTGTAGAGCATTTATGGTATATATAATTGTGAAATTGTGTACTATTCAATTCTGTGGGTATATGTGGTTTATCATATTTATTCCACTTACTTATTTAATAATAGCATAAAGCTTCATTTTTCACAGAACTACTAATAGCTTTCTGTCCCTCAATGTTAACATCTT
Protein-coding regions in this window:
- the htr6 gene encoding 5-hydroxytryptamine receptor 6, which codes for MGDSALTGLEAAGVDAVNPLGSSNGSLSTSSAWGISGSGPWLLACMLTLIILMTACGNTLLITLVFAQRSLRNTSNCFLVSLFLSDLMVALVVMPPAMLNVLCGAWVLSPGFCPVWLCFDVMCCSASILNLCVISLDRYLLIISPLRYKQRMTLPRALLLVGGAWGLAALASFLPIKMNWHSLGHRRSPSDGLSFQCRLRVTLPFALVASILTFFLPSSAICFTYCRILLVARRQARRVAALSHPPYPQHSPRGPSQPPSPGGGAAGHAHHDREDYSHQERSMSRQVPLSVNSERRLAHRQGRRAVKASLTLGVLLGLFFSAWLPFFITNMAQAVCECVPPTLFDAITWLGYCNSTMNPIIYPLFMRDFKRALGRLLSCCSTRSPRRPSPELSLCNSGEPNLPTEPPSLASDPRQPPATATDAVNLYDAEHAGIELPLLLPNQVDTLD